The stretch of DNA CTATTTAGTCAACTATATCTTGTTCCTCATCATCCTGATCAATTCCATAACCATGATACTTAGCTTCGTCAACATCATACCAGACTTGTTTTCCTTCGCCTTCAGGGAAATCTGCAGTAGAAGTTGCAATATATTTCGTAGGTGGATTACCAATAACTTCGAGATCCCAGTTATTTTCGGTGGCTTTTCCTAATTTTGCATCATTCATTGCATCTTCAATCGTGTAATTATCAGTAGTTCCATAAGTTTGACGTTCGACCCTATAAACACTTCTTATTGCTGCAATAGCGGTTTGTGCTTCAGTTGATCTTGCATTCCTCACATAATCCATATAGATGGGAACTGCGATTGCAGCAAGAATAGCAATAATTGCAACAACGACTAACAATTCAATAAGGGTAAAACCCTTTTCGTTCTTAAGTTTGTAGAACATTATTTTGCTCCTATTTCTTTAATTTTTTGATATTTTATTTTATTCAAATAAATTTGATTAAAAAATTCAGGTGCCTATTTCCTTGTCAAGTATATCTGATTTTTTTATTTTATTTTATTTCATTAACTCAGATAAGTCCACCTTGGGAACCACTAATAAAGTTGGGTTATTTAAATTTATCAATTTAACTCAAGCCGATTTATTTGGCGGTACAATAGGGAGATAGAAAAGTTTAAAAAGTTTGTTCTGTGCTTTATTACAAAATTCAGAATTAATAATTAAGGATAAATAATAATTGCAAAAAAAATAAAATAAACTTAAAATTGTTTTGAAAATCTAACGGAAACCCCTGCAAAAAATTCCAAATAGCCATTTTTTACATATTTTTTATATTCCCAACTTTTTACTTTAAATCCTAAAAATAATTCCAAAAAAAAGCGGTATTCAAAACTGAATACCGCTTTCAAATTTTGTGAACGGTCAAAAACTCCACAGGAGATTAACCTTCACAACTGAGAATTTTATGAATAGATACTACTTTTTAATACATTCCGCCTGGCATACCACCCGGCATTCCACCTGGCATACCGCCCGGCATTGCTCCACCACTATCTTCTTCGGGTGCATCGGTAATTGCACACTCGGTAGTTAGGAATAATCCGGCAATACTACAAGCATTTTGAAC from Candidatus Cloacimonadota bacterium encodes:
- a CDS encoding prepilin-type N-terminal cleavage/methylation domain-containing protein, with translation MFYKLKNEKGFTLIELLVVVAIIAILAAIAVPIYMDYVRNARSTEAQTAIAAIRSVYRVERQTYGTTDNYTIEDAMNDAKLGKATENNWDLEVIGNPPTKYIATSTADFPEGEGKQVWYDVDEAKYHGYGIDQDDEEQDIVD